From the genome of Erythrobacter litoralis, one region includes:
- a CDS encoding beta-ketoacyl-ACP synthase III: MIGSRLLGSGSALPRRVVTNDELAARVDTSDEWIVERTGIRQRYIAGEGETTATLATDAARAALADCGLGPADIDIIVLATATPDNTFPATATKVQHALGCNGGIAFDVAAVCSGFLYALCVADSMLRTGMGRRALVIGAETFSRILDWSDRTTCVLFGDGAGAVVLEAQGEASEGDKAPGVLATRLHADGASHDLLYVDGGPSTTQTVGHLRMKGREVFRHAVVNLSDVLKEVLEEAKVSAEDIDWVVPHQANARILDATAKKLGIPREKVIVTVHEHANTSAASVPLAFDTARRDGRIKPGDLVMFEAMGGGFTWGASLVRL; encoded by the coding sequence GTGATCGGTTCGCGCTTGCTCGGCTCGGGCTCGGCCCTGCCGCGGCGCGTCGTCACCAATGACGAGCTCGCCGCCCGGGTCGATACGAGCGACGAATGGATCGTCGAGCGTACCGGCATCCGCCAGCGTTACATCGCGGGCGAGGGCGAAACCACGGCGACCCTCGCGACCGATGCGGCGCGCGCGGCGCTGGCCGATTGCGGGCTCGGGCCCGCCGATATCGATATCATCGTGCTTGCCACCGCGACGCCCGACAACACCTTTCCCGCCACCGCGACCAAGGTCCAGCATGCGCTGGGCTGCAATGGCGGGATCGCCTTTGACGTGGCGGCGGTGTGTTCGGGCTTTCTCTATGCGCTTTGCGTTGCCGATTCGATGCTGCGCACCGGGATGGGCAGGCGCGCTCTGGTGATTGGGGCGGAAACCTTCAGCCGGATTCTCGACTGGAGCGACCGCACGACCTGCGTTCTGTTCGGAGACGGCGCGGGTGCGGTGGTCCTCGAAGCTCAGGGCGAGGCAAGCGAAGGCGACAAGGCTCCCGGCGTGCTCGCGACACGGCTTCATGCCGATGGGGCAAGCCACGACCTGCTTTATGTCGATGGCGGTCCCTCGACCACGCAGACGGTCGGACACCTGCGCATGAAAGGCCGCGAAGTGTTCCGCCATGCGGTCGTGAACCTGTCCGATGTCCTCAAGGAAGTGCTTGAAGAAGCGAAGGTTTCTGCCGAGGACATCGATTGGGTCGTGCCCCACCAGGCCAATGCCCGCATTCTCGATGCAACGGCGAAGAAGCTCGGCATTCCGCGCGAAAAGGTGATCGTCACCGTTCACGAACACGCCAATACCTCGGCCGCCTCGGTCCCGCTCGCTTTCGATACGGCGCGCAGGGACGGGCGCATCAAGCCGGGCGATCTGGTCATGTTCGAGGCGATGGGCGGCGGGTTCACCTGGGGGGCGAGTCTCGTCCGGCTATAA
- a CDS encoding GNAT family N-acetyltransferase, which yields MQGLAIRDARERDLDFVTGLITDDAVAVARDTVTGEEQAYQREAFEAIAADPCHRLLVAELHGERAGSFQLSFIPGVAVGGAWRGQIEFVRVASPLRGRGIGEAMMRWGIEECRQRGCYLVQLTSDHQRPAAHRFYERLGFTASHAGFKLRL from the coding sequence ATGCAGGGCCTAGCCATCCGCGACGCGCGCGAGCGCGACCTCGATTTCGTCACCGGCCTGATCACCGACGATGCGGTGGCGGTCGCTCGCGATACCGTCACGGGCGAAGAACAAGCGTACCAGCGCGAGGCATTCGAGGCGATCGCGGCCGATCCGTGCCACCGCCTGCTTGTCGCGGAACTGCACGGCGAGAGGGCCGGCAGCTTCCAGCTCAGCTTCATCCCCGGCGTCGCGGTCGGCGGAGCATGGCGCGGGCAGATCGAATTCGTGCGCGTCGCAAGCCCCCTGCGCGGGCGCGGCATCGGCGAGGCGATGATGCGCTGGGGAATCGAGGAATGTCGGCAGCGCGGCTGCTACCTCGTCCAGCTGACCAGCGACCACCAGCGCCCGGCCGCGCACCGGTTCTACGAACGGCTCGGCTTCACCGCGAGCCATGCGGGGTTCAAGCTGCGGCTTTGA
- a CDS encoding MBL fold metallo-hydrolase, with translation MKAAILPVTPLQQNCSLIWCTATNKAALIDPGGDLDKLKDGVARAGVELEKILITHGHLDHCGQAGMLAEELGLPIEGPHEDDRFWIARLDEDGGRFGMEAASFEPTRWLRHGDTVTVGDLTLDVIHCPGHTPGHVVFFHRPSRFAIVGDVLFKGSIGRTDFPMGNHQDLIDSITQRLWPLGEDVTFIPGHGPTSTFGIERKTNAFVSDYALS, from the coding sequence ATGAAGGCCGCGATCCTTCCCGTGACACCGCTCCAGCAGAATTGCTCGCTGATCTGGTGCACCGCCACGAACAAGGCCGCGCTGATCGATCCGGGCGGCGATCTCGACAAGCTCAAGGACGGCGTCGCCAGGGCGGGCGTCGAACTGGAAAAGATCCTCATCACCCACGGCCATCTCGACCATTGCGGGCAGGCCGGGATGCTCGCCGAGGAACTCGGCCTCCCGATCGAGGGCCCGCACGAGGATGACCGCTTCTGGATTGCGCGCCTCGACGAGGATGGCGGCCGCTTCGGCATGGAGGCGGCGAGTTTCGAGCCGACCCGCTGGCTCAGGCACGGCGACACGGTGACGGTGGGCGACCTGACTCTCGATGTCATCCACTGCCCCGGCCACACGCCCGGCCATGTCGTCTTCTTCCATCGGCCCAGCCGCTTCGCGATCGTGGGCGACGTGCTGTTCAAGGGAAGCATCGGGCGGACCGATTTCCCGATGGGCAATCACCAGGACCTCATCGATTCGATAACCCAGCGCCTTTGGCCTCTGGGCGAGGACGTCACCTTCATCCCCGGACACGGCCCCACCAGCACCTTCGGGATCGAGCGCAAGACCAACGCCTTCGTGAGCGATTACGCTTTGTCTTGA
- a CDS encoding integration host factor subunit alpha has product MMRSVGTLTRADLAETINRKMGLSRAESLDLVEAILEKMCDALADGENVKISGFGSFVLRDKNERIGRNPKTGVEVPITPRRVMTFRASQLLKERIAKGA; this is encoded by the coding sequence ATGATGCGTTCGGTGGGCACCCTTACCCGCGCCGATCTGGCTGAAACGATCAATCGCAAGATGGGATTGAGCCGGGCGGAATCGCTCGACCTTGTCGAGGCCATTCTCGAAAAGATGTGCGATGCGCTCGCCGATGGCGAGAACGTCAAGATCTCGGGCTTCGGCAGCTTCGTGCTGCGCGACAAGAACGAACGGATCGGCCGCAATCCCAAGACCGGGGTAGAGGTCCCGATCACCCCGCGCCGGGTGATGACGTTCCGGGCGAGCCAGTTGCTCAAGGAACGGATCGCGAAAGGCGCCTGA
- a CDS encoding S24 family peptidase, with protein MEPLLNDGDEILVDRRSLPFRDGIHVVRMGDTLMVKRVASAGGGRLSLLSQNLAYPPVSVAAEDVEIIGRVVWKGGRI; from the coding sequence ATGGAGCCGCTCCTCAATGACGGCGACGAAATCCTCGTCGACCGCCGATCGCTGCCTTTTCGCGACGGCATCCACGTCGTGCGGATGGGCGACACGCTGATGGTGAAACGCGTTGCGAGCGCCGGGGGAGGGCGGCTTTCGCTGCTCTCGCAGAACCTCGCCTATCCTCCGGTCAGCGTGGCGGCGGAGGATGTCGAGATCATCGGCCGGGTTGTGTGGAAGGGGGGGCGGATCTAG
- a CDS encoding MAPEG family protein — MTILPVTLAACAAAAVLNIWLSIRIGAIRQAAGISVGDGGSEPLERRMRAQANFVENTPFVLLLVGFIELAGAGSWWLQWVAGVYIVGRIAHGFGMDGGSKQAGRMLGTLVTMLTLLGLAVVAALVAAGVL, encoded by the coding sequence ATGACAATTCTACCCGTGACGCTCGCAGCCTGCGCGGCGGCGGCCGTGCTCAACATCTGGCTTTCGATCCGCATCGGAGCAATCCGGCAGGCGGCGGGGATCAGCGTCGGCGACGGCGGCAGCGAACCTCTCGAGAGACGCATGCGCGCGCAGGCGAATTTCGTCGAGAACACGCCCTTCGTGCTGCTGCTGGTGGGCTTCATCGAGCTGGCGGGCGCGGGCAGCTGGTGGCTGCAATGGGTCGCGGGGGTCTACATCGTCGGCCGGATCGCGCACGGCTTTGGCATGGACGGCGGCTCGAAGCAGGCCGGGCGCATGCTCGGCACGCTCGTGACGATGCTGACGCTGCTCGGGCTTGCGGTGGTGGCGGCGCTGGTCGCGGCGGGAGTGCTGTAG
- the rpmF gene encoding 50S ribosomal protein L32, which translates to MAVPKRKVSPHRRGNRRAHDSLKVEAFHECPNCGELKRPHHMCGHCGFYNGREVMVPKGI; encoded by the coding sequence ATGGCTGTCCCCAAGAGAAAAGTATCGCCCCATCGCCGCGGCAATCGCCGGGCCCACGATTCGCTCAAGGTCGAGGCGTTCCACGAATGCCCGAATTGCGGCGAGCTCAAGCGTCCGCACCACATGTGTGGTCACTGCGGGTTCTATAACGGCCGCGAAGTGATGGTGCCCAAGGGCATCTGA
- the plsX gene encoding phosphate acyltransferase PlsX — MSLPRIAVDAMGGDEGVRVMVEGAAIARRRHKDFQFLLVGDEGRIKQALEHHPGMAGASEILHCEDVVGGDELPSRAIRRAKTTSMGLAVGAVKSGEAGAAVSAGNTGALMAMSKIALRTLPGIDRPALAALLPTLQEHDVVMLDLGANTEADARNLVQFAVMGAAYSRIVNGFEKPRVRLLNIGTEEIKGTDALRDAAARLSAATAREDSDLALEFDGFVESDKINRGETHVVVTDGFSGNIALKAIEGSARFVTDLLKQAFTSSLRSKIGFLVSRPATELLKHHLDPNNHNGAVFLGLNGVVVKSHGSATAGGVANAVAVAARLLENKLTERIAHDLAAMGEDALKENGRENGRQSTGKDSPDEAAA, encoded by the coding sequence ATGAGCCTCCCGCGTATCGCCGTTGACGCGATGGGCGGCGACGAAGGCGTGCGCGTCATGGTCGAGGGCGCCGCCATCGCCCGCCGTCGGCACAAGGATTTCCAGTTCCTGCTGGTCGGCGATGAAGGCCGGATCAAACAGGCGCTCGAACACCATCCCGGCATGGCCGGCGCATCCGAAATCCTCCATTGCGAGGACGTGGTCGGCGGCGACGAATTGCCCAGCCGCGCGATCCGCCGCGCCAAGACGACCAGCATGGGCCTGGCCGTGGGCGCTGTGAAATCGGGCGAAGCGGGGGCCGCGGTCAGCGCCGGTAATACCGGCGCGCTGATGGCGATGAGCAAGATCGCGCTGCGCACGCTGCCCGGCATCGACCGCCCGGCACTCGCCGCGCTGCTTCCGACTTTGCAGGAACACGACGTCGTGATGCTCGACCTCGGTGCCAACACCGAGGCCGATGCGCGCAATCTCGTCCAGTTCGCGGTCATGGGCGCAGCCTATTCGCGGATCGTCAACGGCTTTGAAAAACCGCGAGTGCGCCTGCTCAATATCGGCACCGAGGAGATCAAGGGCACCGATGCGCTGCGCGATGCCGCCGCCCGCCTGTCCGCCGCCACAGCGCGCGAGGACAGCGATCTCGCCCTCGAATTCGATGGCTTCGTCGAATCCGACAAGATCAACCGGGGCGAAACCCATGTCGTCGTGACCGACGGTTTTTCGGGCAATATCGCATTGAAGGCGATCGAGGGTTCGGCCCGCTTCGTCACCGACCTGCTCAAACAGGCCTTCACCTCCTCGCTGCGTTCGAAGATCGGGTTTCTCGTCTCGCGCCCGGCGACCGAATTGCTCAAGCACCATCTCGACCCCAACAACCACAACGGCGCGGTCTTTCTCGGCCTCAACGGTGTGGTGGTGAAGAGCCATGGCAGCGCGACTGCGGGCGGGGTCGCCAATGCGGTAGCGGTCGCCGCGCGCCTGCTCGAGAACAAGCTGACCGAACGGATCGCCCATGACCTTGCCGCGATGGGCGAGGATGCGCTTAAGGAAAACGGGCGCGAAAACGGCCGCCAGTCGACGGGCAAGGACAGTCCGGACGAGGCGGCTGCGTGA